In Dethiobacter alkaliphilus AHT 1, a single window of DNA contains:
- the rpsG gene encoding 30S ribosomal protein S7, whose product MPRKGPVPKRDVLPDPIYNSKMITKFVNSLMLDGKKGVAQSIFYDAMEIIREKTGQDPKEVFDNAVKNVSPVLEVKARRVGGANYQVPVEVSAHRRNILALRWLTRYARERGEKTMAERLAAELMDAVNNTGGAFKKKEDTHRMAEANKAFAHYRW is encoded by the coding sequence ATGCCCCGTAAAGGTCCGGTCCCCAAGAGGGATGTGTTACCTGATCCGATTTATAATTCCAAAATGATCACCAAGTTTGTTAACTCTTTGATGCTGGATGGCAAAAAAGGGGTGGCCCAGTCCATCTTTTATGATGCCATGGAGATTATCCGGGAGAAAACAGGCCAGGATCCCAAGGAAGTTTTTGATAACGCAGTAAAGAACGTTTCCCCTGTCCTGGAAGTTAAAGCACGCCGTGTTGGTGGTGCCAACTATCAGGTGCCTGTGGAAGTTTCTGCCCATCGTCGTAATATCCTTGCTCTTCGTTGGCTAACAAGATACGCCCGGGAGCGTGGAGAGAAGACCATGGCGGAACGATTGGCTGCTGAGCTGATGGATGCGGTAAACAATACCGGTGGTGCCTTCAAGAAGAAAGAAGATACCCATCGTATGGCCGAAGCCAACAAAGCTTTTGCCCATTACCGCTGGTAA
- the rpsL gene encoding 30S ribosomal protein S12, with protein MPTLNQLVRQGRVEIKKKSTSPALDSSPQKRGVCTRVSTTTPKKPNSALRKIARVRLTNGIEVTTYIPGIGHNLQEHSVVLVRGGRVKDLPGVRYHLVRGALDTAGVENRNQARSKYGAKRKKK; from the coding sequence ATGCCGACCCTGAACCAATTGGTCCGCCAGGGAAGAGTAGAAATCAAAAAGAAGTCAACGTCCCCCGCTTTGGACAGTTCTCCACAAAAGCGCGGCGTATGTACTCGTGTTTCAACAACCACACCCAAAAAGCCGAACTCAGCACTGCGTAAAATCGCCCGTGTTCGTCTGACAAACGGGATTGAGGTGACAACCTATATTCCCGGTATCGGTCATAATCTCCAGGAGCACTCTGTGGTGCTTGTCCGTGGCGGTCGTGTAAAAGACCTTCCCGGCGTACGTTATCACTTAGTGCGCGGCGCATTGGACACCGCAGGCGTAGAAAACCGCAATCAAGCGCGTTCCAAATACGGCGCTAAGCGCAAAAAGAAGTAA
- a CDS encoding L7Ae/L30e/S12e/Gadd45 family ribosomal protein — translation MDLENLKQARQTVTGTKQTQKAVECGKARHVFIARDADERVTRPIAQACGQKDIPVTVVETMDELGKACNIKVSAATAAILLED, via the coding sequence ATGGATCTGGAAAACCTGAAGCAGGCACGCCAAACGGTGACGGGGACCAAGCAGACGCAAAAAGCCGTGGAATGCGGCAAAGCCCGGCATGTTTTTATCGCCAGGGATGCGGATGAGCGGGTGACCCGGCCCATTGCACAAGCGTGCGGGCAAAAAGACATTCCGGTCACCGTGGTGGAAACCATGGATGAACTGGGCAAGGCCTGCAACATTAAGGTAAGCGCAGCTACCGCTGCCATTTTGCTGGAAGATTAA
- the rpoC gene encoding DNA-directed RNA polymerase subunit beta', whose translation MLDVNNFDALKIGLASPEQIRAWSRGEVKKPETINYRTLKPEREGLFCEKIFGPQKDWECHCGKYKRVRYKGIVCDRCGVEVTRAKVRRERMGHIELAAAVSHIWYFKGIPSRMGLLLDMSPRALEKVLYFAAYVVIDPGDTGLVKKQLLTEMEFREYREKYDHLFRAGRGFKAEMGAEAVKKLLDEIDLEQMVKDLRSELRSATGQKKIRAVRRLEVSEAFRLSGNNPMWMILDVIPVIPPDLRPMVQLDGGRFATSDLNDLYRRVINRNNRLKRLLDLGAPDIIVRNEKRMLQEAVDALIDNGRRGRPVTGPGNRPLKSLSDMLKGKQGRFRQNLLGKRVDYSGRSVIVVGPEMKLYQCGLPKEMALELFKPFVMKRLVNDGFAHNIKSAKRMVEKVRPEVWDVLEDVIRDHPVLLNRAPTLHRLGIQAFEPVLVEGRAIKIHPLVCTAYNADFDGDQMAVHVPLSAEAQAEARLLMLSAQNILNPKDGRPVTTPTQDMVLGMYYLTVEREGAQGEGKVFASPLEAILAYQSGLVALHARVAVNINNYPKLFIGREEMRRTPGTKLFITTVGKLIFNNIFPEDFIYINNPDFNNPVDDEDFILERGLNIAEIIAKHPTSEAVKKGFLGSIIGRCYRQYGNTRTSEILDDIKKTGFTYATRAGITVAVDDITVPEAKPQILQGAEGKVEKIEKQFRRGLITDEERYDHVIEIWTKAKDDVTKELMGTLDPFNPIFMMAHSGARGNISQITQLAGMRGLMADPTGRIIDLPIKANFREGLTVLEYFISTHGARKGLADTALKTADSGYLTRRLVDVAQDVIVREIDCGTQQGITVSEIRDGSEVIEDLHDRINGRYAMADLFDPEEGTLLVAKNEFIDEDKADEILAKGIEEIHIRSVLTCKTRHGVCVRCYGRNLATGRIVDVGEAVGIIAAQSIGEPGTQLTMRTFHTGGVAGDDITQGLPRIEELFEARKPKGLAVITEVDGSVEITEARQRREVQVTPEHGETKTYPIPYGSRLKVKNGDHVEAGQELTEGSVNPHDLLKVKGPRGVQVYLLQEVQRVYRLQGVDINDKHIEVMIRQMLKKIKVEEAGDTDLLPGGLVDSFIFDEVNEGVVANGGEPAEARPLLLGITKASLATDSFLSAASFQETTRVLTEAAIKGKNDPLLGLKENVIIGKLVPAGTGMNRYRNIQIKPLVEVPGCDMDDSIFDDILADDADFTQEEQPVVQDEE comes from the coding sequence TTGCTGGATGTTAACAATTTTGATGCTTTAAAAATCGGCCTGGCATCGCCTGAACAAATCCGGGCCTGGTCCCGGGGTGAAGTTAAAAAGCCGGAAACCATCAACTACCGCACACTGAAACCGGAGCGCGAAGGACTTTTCTGCGAAAAGATTTTTGGTCCGCAAAAGGACTGGGAATGTCACTGTGGGAAATACAAGCGTGTCCGCTACAAAGGAATCGTTTGCGATCGCTGTGGTGTGGAAGTTACACGGGCCAAGGTCCGTCGGGAGCGCATGGGCCATATTGAACTGGCCGCCGCCGTTTCCCACATTTGGTATTTCAAAGGAATTCCCAGCCGGATGGGGCTTTTGCTGGACATGTCGCCCAGAGCCCTGGAAAAAGTCCTGTATTTTGCCGCTTATGTGGTAATCGATCCCGGTGATACCGGGCTAGTCAAAAAGCAGCTTTTAACGGAAATGGAATTCCGCGAGTATCGCGAAAAGTATGATCATCTCTTTAGGGCCGGCCGCGGTTTTAAAGCGGAAATGGGTGCTGAAGCGGTGAAAAAGCTCCTGGATGAAATCGACCTGGAGCAGATGGTCAAAGACCTGCGCAGTGAACTGCGTTCCGCCACCGGCCAGAAGAAAATCAGAGCTGTGCGCCGCCTGGAAGTGTCTGAAGCCTTCCGGCTCTCCGGCAACAATCCCATGTGGATGATTCTGGATGTGATTCCCGTCATCCCCCCGGATCTGCGCCCCATGGTGCAGCTGGACGGCGGCCGCTTTGCCACCTCCGACTTAAACGATCTGTATCGTCGTGTAATTAACCGCAATAACCGGCTCAAGCGTCTCTTAGACCTGGGCGCACCGGATATTATCGTCCGCAACGAGAAGCGGATGCTGCAGGAAGCGGTGGATGCCCTGATTGACAACGGCCGCCGCGGCCGTCCGGTAACCGGGCCCGGCAACAGACCGTTAAAGTCCCTTTCCGATATGCTCAAAGGTAAGCAGGGACGGTTCCGTCAGAACCTCTTGGGTAAACGGGTGGACTACTCCGGCCGTTCCGTAATCGTGGTGGGTCCGGAAATGAAACTTTACCAGTGCGGCCTGCCCAAGGAAATGGCTCTGGAGCTGTTTAAGCCCTTTGTCATGAAGCGGTTGGTAAACGACGGCTTTGCCCATAATATTAAAAGTGCCAAGCGCATGGTGGAAAAAGTCCGTCCGGAAGTGTGGGATGTACTGGAAGATGTGATTCGCGACCATCCGGTGCTCCTAAACCGGGCGCCAACCCTGCACCGCCTGGGTATTCAGGCTTTTGAACCGGTGCTGGTTGAGGGCCGGGCCATCAAAATCCACCCGCTGGTCTGTACCGCCTATAACGCCGACTTTGACGGTGACCAGATGGCGGTGCACGTACCGCTCTCCGCGGAAGCACAGGCCGAAGCACGCCTTTTAATGCTTTCGGCACAAAACATTCTTAACCCCAAGGACGGCCGGCCGGTAACCACACCGACACAGGACATGGTTCTGGGAATGTATTACCTTACTGTGGAGCGGGAAGGGGCACAAGGAGAAGGTAAGGTGTTCGCCTCTCCGCTGGAAGCCATTTTGGCCTACCAGTCCGGTTTGGTGGCTCTGCATGCCCGTGTGGCCGTGAATATCAATAACTATCCCAAGCTGTTCATCGGCCGGGAAGAGATGCGCCGCACACCGGGCACCAAACTGTTTATCACCACAGTGGGTAAACTGATCTTTAACAATATATTCCCGGAAGACTTTATCTACATTAACAATCCGGATTTCAACAATCCGGTGGATGATGAAGACTTTATTCTGGAGCGGGGACTAAACATTGCCGAAATCATCGCCAAGCATCCTACCAGCGAAGCGGTGAAAAAGGGGTTCTTAGGCAGCATCATCGGACGCTGTTACCGCCAGTACGGCAATACCCGCACTTCAGAAATTCTTGATGACATTAAAAAGACCGGCTTTACCTACGCAACCCGCGCCGGCATTACCGTGGCGGTGGATGATATTACCGTCCCGGAAGCCAAGCCGCAGATTCTGCAGGGAGCCGAAGGAAAAGTTGAAAAGATTGAAAAGCAGTTCCGCCGCGGTCTGATTACCGATGAAGAACGCTACGACCACGTCATCGAAATCTGGACCAAAGCCAAGGATGATGTAACCAAAGAGCTGATGGGTACCCTTGATCCCTTTAACCCCATCTTTATGATGGCCCACTCCGGTGCCCGTGGTAACATCTCACAGATTACCCAGCTTGCCGGGATGCGCGGTCTGATGGCCGACCCCACCGGCCGCATCATCGACTTACCCATTAAGGCCAATTTCCGTGAAGGTCTCACCGTTTTGGAATACTTTATTTCCACCCACGGTGCCCGGAAAGGTTTGGCGGATACGGCGCTTAAGACCGCCGACTCCGGTTACCTCACCCGCCGACTGGTGGATGTGGCCCAGGATGTCATCGTTCGCGAAATCGACTGCGGTACCCAACAGGGTATTACCGTTTCCGAAATCCGGGACGGCAGCGAGGTAATTGAAGATTTACACGACCGCATCAACGGTCGCTACGCCATGGCCGATCTCTTTGATCCGGAAGAAGGAACGCTCCTGGTGGCCAAAAACGAATTCATCGATGAAGATAAAGCCGATGAAATTCTGGCCAAAGGCATTGAGGAGATTCACATTCGTTCAGTGCTTACCTGTAAAACCCGCCACGGAGTCTGCGTCAGATGCTACGGCCGTAACCTGGCCACCGGACGTATTGTGGATGTGGGTGAGGCGGTGGGCATTATCGCCGCCCAGTCCATTGGGGAGCCGGGAACACAGCTCACCATGCGGACGTTCCATACCGGTGGTGTGGCCGGTGACGACATTACCCAGGGTCTTCCCCGGATTGAGGAACTTTTCGAAGCCAGAAAGCCCAAAGGGTTGGCCGTTATCACCGAAGTGGACGGTTCAGTGGAAATTACCGAGGCGCGCCAGCGCCGGGAAGTTCAGGTCACACCGGAGCACGGTGAGACCAAAACTTACCCCATTCCCTACGGTTCACGCCTGAAGGTTAAAAACGGCGACCATGTGGAGGCGGGTCAGGAGCTCACCGAAGGTTCGGTAAACCCCCACGACCTCCTAAAAGTCAAAGGGCCCCGCGGAGTGCAGGTCTACCTTCTGCAGGAGGTGCAGCGGGTATACCGGCTGCAGGGTGTTGACATTAACGATAAACACATTGAAGTAATGATCCGCCAGATGCTGAAGAAAATCAAGGTGGAAGAAGCGGGAGACACCGACCTCTTGCCCGGCGGCCTGGTTGACAGCTTCATCTTTGATGAAGTAAACGAAGGGGTTGTGGCCAACGGTGGCGAGCCAGCTGAGGCCCGTCCACTGTTGTTGGGTATCACCAAGGCCTCTCTGGCCACCGATTCCTTCCTCTCCGCCGCCTCATTCCAGGAAACCACCCGCGTTCTCACCGAGGCAGCCATCAAAGGCAAGAACGATCCGCTTTTGGGACTCAAAGAAAACGTTATTATCGGCAAACTGGTTCCTGCGGGAACCGGCATGAACCGCTACCGCAACATTCAGATCAAGCCGCTGGTGGAAGTTCCCGGTTGCGATATGGATGACTCCATCTTTGATGATATCCTGGCCGACGATGCAGACTTCACCCAGGAAGAACAACCGGTGGTCCAGGACGAAGAATAA
- the rpoB gene encoding DNA-directed RNA polymerase subunit beta — translation MFKVVDAGTRKRRTYARIDEVLDLPNLIEIQQFSYRWFLSEGLQEMFNEISPIQDFTGNLVLEFIGYSLGEPKYSVDECKERDATFSVPLRVRVRLINKETGEVKEQEVFMGDFPLMTENGTFIINGAERVIVSQLVRSPGVYFNSQIDFVGKTLFAGTIIPNRGAWLEFETDVNDVIYVRVDRTRKVPVTVLLRAIGYGTNNDILGLYDHDPRILATLEKDHTDTFEAGILEIYKRLRPGEPLNVENARSLFESLFFEPKRYDFAHVGRYKVNKKLSFVPRVLHRNLADNVLDPEGNVLARAGETVTVDMARSFEEKGVSRIRITADDKEIVVLNNERITPGVKHLTREDIVAAIGYILNLMDGVGHTDDIDHLGNRRLRSVGELLQNQFRIGLSRMERVVRERMTIQDVEAITPQALINIRPVIASIKEFFGSSQLSQFMDQTNPLAELTHKRRLSALGPGGLSRERAGFEVRDVHHSHYGRMCPIETPEGPNIGLIGSLSSFGRINEYGFIETPYRKVDKEKGRVTEEIVYLTADDEDNYTVAQANALLDENGHFLAERITCRYRHETVLRPPSNIDFMDVSPKQLVSVATALIPFLENDDANRALMGANMQRQAVPLLKAEAPLVGTGMEYKTARDSGVVVLAKNGGEIVFVSADSIMIRRDDDPEAPNRHINGRTGETFPGEPREGFPRGCDIYTLQKFKRSNQGTCMNQRPTVTHGQKVAAGAVIADGPSTDHGELALGRNILVAFMPWEGYNYEDAILLSEKMVKEDVFTSIHIEEYESEARDTKLGPEEITRDIPNVGEEALKDLDERGIIRVGAEVRAGDILVGKVTPKGETELTAEERLLRAIFGEKAREVRDTSLRVPHGESGMVVDVKVFSRENGDELPPGVNQLVRAYVAQKRKISEGDKMAGRHGNKGVIARIMPEEDMPFLPDGTPVQIVLNPLGVPSRMNIGQILETHLGWAAKTMGIHIASPVFDGAREEDVFDAFKEAGLPENGKTTLFDGRTGEAFDNTVTVGYVYMLKLAHLVDDKIHARSTGPYSLVTQQPLGGKAQFGGQRFGEMEVWALEAYGAAYTLQEILTVKSDDVVGRVKTYEAIVKGENIPEPGVPESFKVLVKELQSLGMDVKVVDEEVGELEIKEADEDGEVRDLGVNIEGTEDEDKDGEIHVLKEEVVDEEESEEDDDAEVELTEEELAKISLAGTEDEDLDLDVDLELELEDDDLGDDLEDLDLDDDEDDDLSYGRKKPRRGLDEEFDDDEE, via the coding sequence ATGTTCAAAGTCGTCGACGCGGGAACGAGGAAGCGCCGCACCTACGCACGGATTGACGAAGTTCTGGATCTGCCCAATCTGATTGAGATCCAACAGTTTTCCTATCGCTGGTTTCTCAGCGAGGGATTACAGGAGATGTTTAATGAAATCTCACCGATTCAGGACTTTACTGGAAACCTGGTTTTGGAATTCATAGGATATTCCCTGGGTGAACCGAAGTATTCCGTGGACGAGTGCAAAGAGCGCGACGCCACGTTTTCGGTCCCGCTACGTGTCCGTGTCCGCCTGATTAACAAGGAGACCGGCGAAGTAAAAGAGCAGGAAGTTTTCATGGGAGACTTCCCACTAATGACGGAAAACGGCACGTTCATCATCAATGGTGCCGAACGGGTCATCGTCAGCCAGTTGGTCCGCTCTCCCGGAGTGTATTTTAACAGCCAGATTGATTTTGTGGGTAAAACGCTGTTTGCGGGAACCATTATTCCCAACAGAGGGGCCTGGCTGGAGTTTGAGACCGATGTCAATGATGTAATTTATGTCCGAGTGGACCGTACCCGGAAAGTGCCGGTTACGGTGCTTCTGCGTGCTATTGGTTACGGAACCAACAATGATATTCTGGGTCTTTATGACCATGACCCCAGAATTTTGGCCACGCTGGAGAAAGATCATACCGATACCTTTGAAGCCGGTATTTTGGAGATTTATAAGCGACTGCGCCCCGGCGAGCCTCTTAACGTGGAAAACGCCCGTTCTTTGTTTGAGTCGTTGTTTTTTGAGCCCAAACGCTATGATTTTGCCCATGTGGGCCGTTATAAAGTAAATAAAAAGTTATCCTTTGTACCACGGGTACTGCACCGCAATCTGGCCGATAACGTGCTGGATCCCGAAGGTAATGTGCTGGCCCGGGCCGGCGAGACGGTAACGGTGGATATGGCCCGGTCCTTTGAGGAAAAAGGCGTAAGCCGCATCCGTATTACCGCCGACGATAAAGAAATTGTGGTTTTAAACAACGAACGAATCACTCCCGGTGTGAAGCACCTGACCAGGGAAGACATCGTGGCGGCCATCGGTTACATTCTTAATTTGATGGACGGTGTGGGACATACCGATGATATCGACCATCTGGGTAACCGCCGCCTGCGCAGCGTGGGTGAACTTTTGCAAAACCAGTTTAGAATCGGCCTTTCCCGCATGGAGAGGGTGGTTCGGGAACGGATGACCATTCAGGATGTGGAAGCCATTACTCCCCAGGCGCTGATTAATATCCGCCCGGTTATTGCTTCCATTAAAGAGTTTTTCGGTTCCAGTCAGCTGTCCCAGTTTATGGACCAGACCAACCCGCTGGCGGAGCTGACCCATAAACGCCGTTTGTCCGCTTTGGGCCCCGGTGGTTTGAGCCGGGAGCGTGCCGGTTTTGAAGTGCGGGATGTTCACCATTCCCACTACGGCCGCATGTGTCCCATTGAAACCCCTGAAGGACCAAACATCGGCCTCATCGGTTCGTTGTCCTCCTTTGGACGGATCAATGAATACGGCTTTATTGAAACACCTTACCGTAAAGTAGATAAGGAAAAAGGCCGGGTAACCGAGGAAATTGTTTACCTTACCGCCGACGATGAGGACAACTATACCGTGGCGCAGGCCAACGCCCTTCTGGATGAAAACGGCCACTTCCTGGCAGAGCGCATTACCTGCCGTTATCGCCACGAAACTGTACTGCGTCCGCCCTCCAACATTGATTTTATGGACGTTTCACCAAAACAGCTGGTTTCTGTGGCCACAGCCCTTATTCCTTTCCTGGAAAACGATGACGCCAACCGGGCCCTTATGGGAGCCAACATGCAGCGTCAGGCTGTGCCCCTTTTGAAGGCGGAAGCGCCGCTGGTGGGGACGGGCATGGAGTATAAAACTGCCCGTGACTCCGGTGTGGTGGTGTTGGCCAAAAACGGTGGTGAGATTGTTTTTGTCTCCGCCGATTCCATTATGATCAGGCGCGATGATGATCCGGAAGCGCCCAACCGGCATATTAACGGCCGCACCGGCGAAACTTTCCCCGGTGAACCCAGAGAAGGTTTTCCGCGCGGCTGCGATATCTATACCTTGCAGAAATTCAAGCGTTCCAACCAGGGAACCTGTATGAACCAGCGACCCACCGTCACCCACGGCCAAAAAGTAGCCGCCGGCGCTGTGATTGCCGACGGTCCTTCCACCGATCACGGTGAGCTGGCGCTGGGACGTAATATCCTGGTGGCCTTTATGCCCTGGGAAGGCTACAACTACGAGGACGCCATCTTACTTAGCGAAAAGATGGTAAAAGAAGATGTCTTTACCTCCATTCATATTGAAGAATACGAGTCCGAGGCCCGTGATACCAAGTTGGGCCCGGAGGAAATCACCCGGGATATCCCCAATGTGGGTGAAGAAGCCTTAAAGGACCTGGATGAGCGCGGCATTATCCGTGTGGGCGCAGAAGTCCGGGCCGGCGATATCCTGGTGGGTAAGGTAACACCTAAAGGCGAGACCGAGCTGACCGCAGAAGAACGTTTGCTGCGGGCCATTTTCGGGGAGAAAGCCCGGGAAGTCCGGGATACCTCCCTGCGAGTGCCCCACGGTGAAAGCGGTATGGTGGTGGACGTAAAAGTATTTTCCCGTGAAAACGGTGATGAACTGCCCCCCGGTGTGAACCAACTGGTGCGCGCTTACGTGGCCCAGAAGCGTAAAATCTCCGAAGGGGATAAAATGGCGGGCCGCCACGGCAACAAAGGGGTTATCGCCCGCATTATGCCGGAAGAGGATATGCCGTTTTTACCCGACGGTACTCCGGTCCAGATTGTGCTAAACCCCCTGGGCGTTCCCTCCCGGATGAATATCGGACAGATCCTGGAAACACACCTGGGCTGGGCTGCCAAGACCATGGGCATTCACATTGCCTCCCCCGTCTTTGACGGCGCCAGGGAGGAAGACGTATTTGATGCCTTTAAAGAGGCGGGACTGCCGGAGAACGGCAAGACTACCCTGTTTGACGGCCGTACCGGCGAGGCCTTTGACAACACTGTAACCGTGGGCTATGTATATATGCTGAAACTGGCCCATTTGGTAGACGATAAAATCCACGCCCGTTCCACCGGGCCGTACTCCCTGGTTACCCAGCAGCCGCTGGGCGGTAAAGCTCAGTTTGGCGGCCAGCGTTTCGGGGAGATGGAGGTCTGGGCGCTGGAAGCCTACGGCGCCGCCTATACCCTGCAGGAGATTCTTACCGTTAAGTCCGATGACGTGGTGGGCCGGGTAAAAACCTATGAAGCCATTGTCAAAGGCGAAAACATTCCCGAACCCGGCGTGCCCGAATCATTTAAGGTGCTGGTGAAGGAGCTGCAGAGTCTGGGTATGGATGTGAAGGTTGTGGATGAAGAAGTGGGCGAGCTGGAAATCAAAGAAGCCGACGAAGACGGTGAAGTCCGCGATCTGGGTGTTAACATCGAAGGCACCGAAGATGAAGACAAAGACGGCGAAATCCATGTTCTCAAAGAAGAAGTGGTGGATGAAGAGGAGTCTGAAGAGGACGATGACGCTGAGGTGGAGCTCACCGAGGAAGAGTTGGCCAAGATTTCTCTGGCCGGTACCGAGGATGAAGATTTGGACCTGGATGTGGATTTGGAGTTAGAACTGGAAGACGATGATCTGGGCGATGATCTGGAAGATCTGGACCTTGACGATGATGAAGATGACGACCTTTCATACGGCAGGAAAAAGCCGCGCCGCGGCCTTGATGAAGAGTTTGACGATGATGAAGAATAG
- the rplL gene encoding 50S ribosomal protein L7/L12 has protein sequence MSKVNEVLEIVKEMTVLELSELVKAFEEEFGVSAAAPVAMAAAPAAGGDAPAAAEQTEFDVVLSGAGDKKVQVIKAVREATGLGLKEAKELVDNAPKAVKEKVSKEDADALKAKLEEAGASVEVK, from the coding sequence ATGTCTAAAGTTAATGAAGTTTTGGAAATCGTAAAAGAGATGACTGTTTTGGAATTGTCTGAGCTGGTAAAGGCTTTTGAAGAAGAGTTTGGCGTATCCGCCGCTGCACCTGTGGCCATGGCTGCTGCTCCCGCTGCCGGTGGAGATGCTCCCGCTGCCGCTGAGCAGACCGAATTCGATGTAGTTCTGTCCGGTGCCGGAGACAAGAAGGTTCAGGTAATTAAGGCTGTACGTGAAGCTACCGGTCTTGGCCTCAAAGAAGCCAAAGAGCTGGTTGACAACGCTCCCAAGGCTGTAAAGGAAAAAGTAAGCAAAGAAGATGCCGACGCTCTGAAAGCCAAGCTGGAAGAAGCTGGCGCCAGCGTGGAAGTAAAATAG
- the rplJ gene encoding 50S ribosomal protein L10 yields MSITKQAKKQVVSEVKEDLQNAQSAIVTDYRGLNVDEITQLRRALRAENVKYVVVKNTLASIAAHELGYEALDTYLEGPTAIAYGFEDAVAPAKVLSKFAKENDKLEIKGGLLEGNLIDPARIKALADLPSREVLLGQVAGAFAAPMTGFAGAAQAMLRKFVGTLDAVREQRAANEG; encoded by the coding sequence ATGAGCATTACCAAACAGGCCAAGAAGCAAGTTGTCAGTGAAGTAAAGGAAGATCTGCAGAACGCCCAGAGTGCCATTGTTACCGACTATCGTGGACTTAATGTGGATGAGATTACACAACTGCGCCGCGCTCTGCGTGCTGAAAATGTGAAGTATGTGGTTGTAAAAAACACATTGGCCAGCATTGCGGCCCATGAACTGGGTTATGAGGCGCTGGACACATATCTGGAAGGCCCCACAGCCATTGCCTATGGTTTTGAGGATGCGGTGGCACCGGCCAAAGTTTTGTCCAAGTTTGCCAAGGAGAATGACAAGCTGGAGATTAAAGGCGGTCTTCTGGAAGGCAACCTGATTGATCCGGCCCGCATTAAGGCACTGGCAGACCTGCCGTCCCGTGAAGTACTACTGGGTCAGGTGGCCGGCGCATTCGCCGCACCGATGACCGGATTTGCCGGAGCAGCGCAAGCTATGCTGCGTAAGTTCGTGGGCACTTTAGACGCTGTAAGAGAACAGCGCGCTGCCAACGAAGGTTAA